The genomic DNA AAGCCCCGCCGCCTGCAGCCGGGTCGCCAGCGCGTCCGCCGCATCCTGGCGGGCCGAGACGAAGAAGACCCGCTGCGCGAAGGCCGGCGGATCGGCCAGGACGCAGCCCAGAAGATCGTGGCCGGTGATCCGGTGCACGGGCCGGCCGCACGCCTTCCGGGCCAGCCAGACCAGCGGCATCCCGTCGAGGGTCCTGGCCGCGGCGCGGGCGTAGGCCTCGCGGAACGGCGCGTTCTCGCTGAGCTGGACGATGTGATCGACGTTCGCCGTGACGATCATGCGCGGCCGGCCGTCTCGCCGGGCCGCGACGGCGGCCACGAGGGCCGCGGCCGGACCGGTGTGAAACCGGTGCCCGAAGAGTTCGACGGTCGCGCCTGTCTGCGGCGACCCGGACGCCGCGGAGGCCGGGGCGCTCACCGTGTGTGCCTCTCTGAGGACCGGATCCATAGCGCCCAGGTAGAGGCTGATCTCACCGCTGTCACGCATCGGCGGCCCGGAAGCTCGCGGCCGGCCGGGTAGCGGCGCGCAGGCTGCGGCGCCGGTCGCTGTCGGCGCCCAGCAGCAGGGCGATGCCGCCGCCGAGCAGCAGGCCGAGGACCAGCGCCACCGGCAGGACGATCTTGGGCGAGGGCGGGAAGGTCCGCTGGCGCGCCGGCACCGCGGCCGAGATGATCCGGACGTTGGTGGTGTTGAGCCGCTCCTGCTCGCTCGCCTCGCGGGCGCGCTTCAGGTAGGCCTCGTAGATGCCGCGGCGGGCGTCGAGGGTCCGCTCCAGCTCGCGCAGGCCGACATAGGCCCGGTCGCTGGACGCGGTCTCGTTCTTCACCCGGTCGAGATTGGCCCGGATCGCCGCCTCGCTCGCGGCGGCGCGGTCGTAATCCTTCTGGGTCGTCTCGATGATCCGCTCCTTCTCGCGCTGGATCAGGCGCTGGAGGTCGCGCTGCTGGGCGTACTGCTCGGCCATGGCCGGGTGGCGCTCGCCGAGGCGGGTGGCGAGCTCCGCGGTGTTGCGGGACAGCGTCGCGTATTGCTGCCGCAGGGCCTGCATCTCCAGGCTCTGCAGCATCTCCGGCAGGGCGGTGCTGGGATCCGACGAGCGCATCCGGCGCGCCTGCTCGAGGCGCGACTTGGCCTCGGCGGTCTTGATCGAGGCGGTGACGAGCTGCTGGTTCAGGTCGCCGAGCTGCTGGTCGGTGAGCAGGCGGCCGCTGGCGGCCACGAGCTTGTGGTCCTCGCGGTAGCGCACCACGGCGCTCTCGGCCTGCTCGACGTCGCGCTTGAGGCTGTTGAGCCGCCCCGCCAGGGCGTCGGAGGCGCGCCGCGCGGTCTCGGTCCGGGCCGCGGCCTCCTCGGCGAAGTAGGCGTCGCCGACGGCGTTGGCGATGCGGGCGGCCTTCTCGGGATCGCGGGACTGCACCGAGACGTCGATCACGAAGGTCCGCTCGGCCCGCCGGACGGTGAGGCGGTTCTGCAGCGTGTCGAGGGCGGTGATGACCGGGTCGCGGCTCGCCGGCGGGGGCAGCATGCCCAGCGCGCCCTTGATCCAGGTCAGCGTCGGGTTGTTGCCGTCCGGCAGGACGAACTCGTCGTCCTGGTCGAGGTGGAGCTTGGCGATCACCCGGCGCAGGACGCTGTCCGACTGGATCACCCGCACCTGGCTCTCGGCGATCGACACGCCGCTATCGGCCTGGGGCTGGCGCGCGTTCACGTCGTTCTCGACGACGCGCAGGTCGCTCGGATCGACCAGGACCTGGATGCTCGACGTGTAGCGCGGCGGGATCAGGCCGAGGAGCGCCACCGCCACCGCGACCATGAACAGGCCGCCCAGCACGATGAAGCCGCTGCCGCGCCACAGGCGCCGCAGGATCACGCGGCTATCGGTCGGCGGCGCGACCTGCGGCAGCACCATCCGGACGGGCTGCTCGCCGCTCATCCGTGTCGAGAAGTCGAACATACGCCCCGCTCCCTGACCTGCCTCGGCGGAGACCGCCGCCCGTCACCAGCCTCTTCGCCCGTTCCCTTTCTGACCAGCTCCGTGCCGGTCTGGAACAGGTGCGCGTCCGAGGCGCTGCCTTCTCCGGGAGCCCAGCAATCGACATACCGGGCCAGTAGTGTCGCTCCGATGCGGCATCTGCAGCAGGAAGCTGGCAGATATCGCTTACTGATGCAGTCCTAACTGTCACGACAATCCGGCGTGAAAAGTTCCCGATTTGTTGGGGACTACGTAAGCCGCGTCAGCCATCGCCCTCGTGTGCGACAATTGACTCCAGCGCATCGTAGGCCGCGGGATCGCCGGCCAGGAAGCGCTGGAAGCGCGCCCCGTCCTCGGCCGCGGCCGCGTTCCAGCGCGCGACGTTGGCCCGACTCATCCCGGCGGCGCGGGCCAGGGCGCCGTCGCGGATCCACCCGGCGAGGGCGCACGCGGCCGCGTCGGGCTGCTCCGGCCGGATCAGCAGGGCCGACCCGCCCAGCACCTCGCGGAAGACCGGGTCGTCCGGCGCCACCACCGGCAGGCCGCCGTGCTGCACCTCCAGCAGCGGCAGGCCGAGCCCCTCCGCCTTGGAGGTGGAGAGCAGCAGGTGGCACGAGCCCGCGAGGGCGCGCAGTTCGGCGTCGGTGAGGTATCCGTGGCGGTGCAGGAACGGCGGCGGTGCCTCCAGGAAGGCGTGCCGCCCCCAGCCGACCCGGCCGACGAGATGGAGTTCCGCCGGGATGCCGGCGCGGATCAGCGCCGCCGTCAGCGCGAGGGTCGCCGGATAGTTCTTGCGCGGCTCGATGGTGCCGATGGCCAGGATCCGCAGCGTCCGGCCCGGCGCGTAGGCCGCCGGTCCGGGCAGGTCCTCCAGGCCGAAGGCGTCGCGGACGGGCGGCCGCAGCAGCGCGACGCGGGCGCGCCTGGCACAGAGCGCGCGCACGTCCGCCCCGGTGGTGCGGCTGTTGACGAACAGGTTCGGGCACCAGCGCAGGGCCAGGGCGAAGCTCGGGCTCATGTAGAGCCGGCTGCGCAGGCTCAGATCCTCCTTCCGCGTGAGCAGGAAGGTGTCGTGGACGTAGAGCAGGCAGCGCGACGCCGCGACGGCGCAGAGCGGCCCGGGCGGGAAGCCCGGGAACAGGAACAGGGCGTCCCGATCCGTCAGCGCCCGCGCCGGCAGTCCGAGCTGCTGCGCGGCGATCATGCCGGGCAGGGAGCCCGCGGTCACCGGCCGCACCGCGTGCGGGGCGAGCCGGTCGGGAGCGAACAGGTCGAGGGTGACCCGCTCGATCCCCGTTACGTGGTCGCGCAGATGGGTCTGATCGAGGTAGATCCGCCGCCGCCCCGGCGCCGCCCGCGCGCCGCCCGCATCTGCGCCGCTCGCCGTCACGGCGTGCTCCGGCGCAGCGCGCCGGCGAGGTAGAGGCACCGGCGCACGAGGAGCGGCATCCGCCGCCCGAAGACCATCTGCTTGGCCCGCCGCAGGCGGCGCACGAGCGGGCGCGAGACCGTCGGGACGGTGCCGGCCGCGCCCGGCCGCAGGGCCGCCGCGAACGGGAAGTGTCCGAGCATCTCGGGGGCGAAGCGCGGGCCCGTCGCGGCGCTCGGCAGACCCCGACGCCGGAAGACGGCGTCCAGCGACAGCGCCGACGCGGCCGGGCTGTAGCGGCTCTCCAGGGCGATGCGCGCGAAGGCGCCGAGCCGTGTGCGGGCCTCGCGGTCGCCGACCAGCGCGGCCAGCGCCTCCGCGAGGGCGCCGGGCCGCACCGGCACGAGGCGACCCGACACGCCGTCGATCACCGCGGAGGTCAGGCCGGAGGTGCGGTAGGCGAGCGTCGGCACCCCGCACAGCCCGGCCTCGATGGGCGTCTGCCCGAGGGTCTCGTGGCGGCTGGCGGTGACGTGGAGGTCGCAGGCTCCGTACCACGCGGCCAGGACCGCCTCGTCGGCGATGAGGCCGGGCGCGAACAGGTTCGCGACGCCGAGCCGGGCCGGGTCGTCGAGCCGGCCGATCGCCACCACGCCGACGCCGGGCCCCGCGACGGCCTGAAGCGCGGCCCGGAGGTCGGCGAAGCCCTTGTCGGGCCCGTCGACGATGACCGACGAAACGAGGATCAGGACCTCGTCGGGCGGCAGGCCGAGCGTGCGGCGCAGCGCGGCGCGATCGCCCGGCCGGAACACGGCGGTCGGGAAGGCCAGCCGGACGGGCTCGACCACGCTGCCGGGCGGTGCCAGTTCGCGGGCCCGCGCCAGCGTCCAGTCGGAATTGGCCAGCAGCCAGGGCGCGGAGGACTCGGTCGGTGACCCGGGCGAGGCGCCGGCGAGCACTGCGCGCTTGCGGCCGTGCATCCCGGCGATCCGGCCGGGCGCCAGCTCCGGGTACTCGTCCGGGCCGGGGCAGGCGGCGTCGCAGCCGGACGCGGCGCGCCCGCAGTCGCGGGGGTGGGCACACCGGCCGGTCAGGGGGAAGAGGTCGTGCAGCACGAGGCCGACAGGCACCCGCCGCGCGAGGCGGCCGACAACGTCGAGGCTGCGGGTGGCGCCGTGCAGGTTGCCGGCGAGGACGAGATCGGGGGCGGCCGCCGCGACCGCGGCCTCCGCCCGCGGGAACTCGTCGCTCCATTCGGCGGCCTCGGGGCGCCCGCTCAGCGTCACCTCCGCGACCCTATGGCCCGCGAGCGTGAGCGCCTCGGCCAGGCGGCGCTGGGCCACGCCCGCGCCCCCCCGGGTGCCGGTGCCGGTCAGCGACACGATCGACAGGCCGGCGGCGGGCGGGGGCAGCGGCGCGTCGAGCCTGCGGAGCAGCACCGGGCGGCCGATCAGACTGCGCCGGTTCTCGGGAATCGCCGACCAGGCGGAGGCGGCGTCGAGCACGCCGTCGGCATCGAGGAGCGCGCCGGCCGCGAGGGCGCCCCGCCGCCAGAGAATGCCGTCTGCCGCCGGCACCGGACCTTGCGCGTCCTCCGCGGCCCCAGGGCCGTCGAGGCCGCGGACGGCGGCGTCGAACAGGACGCGCAGCCCCGCCACCGCGTGGGCGCCGGTGAGCGCGGCCTCCAGCGCCAGGGCGGTCAGCGCGCCCGGCGCGAGCAGGTCGCCGGCGCGGAGCCAGAACAGAAGCTCCGGGTCGGGATCCGCCAAAACCCGCGCCGCGGCCGCGCGGCCGGCCGTCGGGTCCAGCACGTCGTGCCGCACCTCCGGGTAGCCCTGGCGCAGAACCGACGCCACGGTCCCGGCCAGGGCGGCATCCGCGCGGGCCACCGTCACGACGCGGATCCGCGGCCACGGACGCCCGTCGGGCAGCGACCCGGGGCGGGACGGCGCGTGGGCGCGGCGCCCGAGCGGCCAGCCGACGACGCCGTGGGCGGGCGGTGACATGTCTGCGGCGTCGGTCAAGGCGGCTCTGGCGGCGGCTCGGGTCTCGTGCGGGGCGGCAGATTGGACGGGAAGGTTGAAGATTGCCTCTCGGATTGGGCGGCGCCTCAGGCCGCCACGCGGATCCGTGCCGGGCCGGGCTCGATCCGGCCGATCCGGGCGGCCGCCGGGTAACCGGCCGCCCGGACGCGCGCCAGGATCGCGTCGGCGCGGTCGGCCGAGCAGGTCACCAGCAGGCCGCCCGAGGTCTGCGGGTCGGTCAGGAGGTGGCGGCGCCACTCGGGGAGGTCGGCGGGCAGGTCCACCGCCTCGCCGAACGCCGCCCAGTTGCGGTGCGAGGCGCCGGTGACGGCGCCGGCGCGCGCCAGCGCCTCCGCCTGCGGCAGCAGCGGGAGGGCGTCGGCCTCGAGGGCGAGCGTGAGGCCGGCGCCGCGGGCGATCTCCAGGCCGTGCCCGAGGATGCCGAAGCCGGTGACGTCGGTGAGGGCGTGCACGGCGGGATCGGCGGCGAGGTCGGTTCCGATCCGGTTGAGCAGCGTCGTGGTCGCGATGAAGTCGCGGTAGCCGGCCTCGTCGAGGGTCGCCCGCTTGATCGCCGCCGAGTAGACCCCGACCCCGAGAGCCTTGGTGAGCAGGACGGCGTCGCCGGCCACCGCGTCGGCGTTGCGCCGCACCGCCTCGCGGCGGCAGGTTCCGATCACCGCGAGACCGTAGATCGGCTCCGGCGCGTCGATCGAGTGGCCGCCCGCGACCGGGATGCCGGCCTCGGCGCATTGCTCCGCGCCGCCGCGCAGGATCCGCGCGACCACCTCCGGGTCGATCTTGCCCAGCGGCATCCCGAGGATCGCCAGCGCGAAGAGCGGCCGGCCGCCCATGGCGTAGACGTCCGAGATGGCGTTCGTCG from Methylobacterium radiotolerans JCM 2831 includes the following:
- a CDS encoding glycosyltransferase, producing MSPPAHGVVGWPLGRRAHAPSRPGSLPDGRPWPRIRVVTVARADAALAGTVASVLRQGYPEVRHDVLDPTAGRAAAARVLADPDPELLFWLRAGDLLAPGALTALALEAALTGAHAVAGLRVLFDAAVRGLDGPGAAEDAQGPVPAADGILWRRGALAAGALLDADGVLDAASAWSAIPENRRSLIGRPVLLRRLDAPLPPPAAGLSIVSLTGTGTRGGAGVAQRRLAEALTLAGHRVAEVTLSGRPEAAEWSDEFPRAEAAVAAAAPDLVLAGNLHGATRSLDVVGRLARRVPVGLVLHDLFPLTGRCAHPRDCGRAASGCDAACPGPDEYPELAPGRIAGMHGRKRAVLAGASPGSPTESSAPWLLANSDWTLARARELAPPGSVVEPVRLAFPTAVFRPGDRAALRRTLGLPPDEVLILVSSVIVDGPDKGFADLRAALQAVAGPGVGVVAIGRLDDPARLGVANLFAPGLIADEAVLAAWYGACDLHVTASRHETLGQTPIEAGLCGVPTLAYRTSGLTSAVIDGVSGRLVPVRPGALAEALAALVGDREARTRLGAFARIALESRYSPAASALSLDAVFRRRGLPSAATGPRFAPEMLGHFPFAAALRPGAAGTVPTVSRPLVRRLRRAKQMVFGRRMPLLVRRCLYLAGALRRSTP
- a CDS encoding WecB/TagA/CpsF family glycosyltransferase is translated as MRDSGEISLYLGAMDPVLREAHTVSAPASAASGSPQTGATVELFGHRFHTGPAAALVAAVAARRDGRPRMIVTANVDHIVQLSENAPFREAYARAAARTLDGMPLVWLARKACGRPVHRITGHDLLGCVLADPPAFAQRVFFVSARQDAADALATRLQAAGLPAGAVASAVPPFGFEHDAAYSRALAERIRAHGTTLLVMGVGAPKSEIWVDRHGQTLGEPVVFCVGDALNVAAGFLPRAPRLMQRLGLEWIYRFLQAPRRLFRRYFIKSWRFIGLAARDQLRRRPG
- a CDS encoding glycosyltransferase, translating into MTASGADAGGARAAPGRRRIYLDQTHLRDHVTGIERVTLDLFAPDRLAPHAVRPVTAGSLPGMIAAQQLGLPARALTDRDALFLFPGFPPGPLCAVAASRCLLYVHDTFLLTRKEDLSLRSRLYMSPSFALALRWCPNLFVNSRTTGADVRALCARRARVALLRPPVRDAFGLEDLPGPAAYAPGRTLRILAIGTIEPRKNYPATLALTAALIRAGIPAELHLVGRVGWGRHAFLEAPPPFLHRHGYLTDAELRALAGSCHLLLSTSKAEGLGLPLLEVQHGGLPVVAPDDPVFREVLGGSALLIRPEQPDAAACALAGWIRDGALARAAGMSRANVARWNAAAAEDGARFQRFLAGDPAAYDALESIVAHEGDG
- the selD gene encoding selenide, water dikinase SelD, whose protein sequence is MSDAPRLTSLAHGGGCGCKLDPATLRQLLAQQPAAGPFERLLVGNETADDAAVWELEDGTCLIATTDFFTPMVDDPVDFGRIAATNAISDVYAMGGRPLFALAILGMPLGKIDPEVVARILRGGAEQCAEAGIPVAGGHSIDAPEPIYGLAVIGTCRREAVRRNADAVAGDAVLLTKALGVGVYSAAIKRATLDEAGYRDFIATTTLLNRIGTDLAADPAVHALTDVTGFGILGHGLEIARGAGLTLALEADALPLLPQAEALARAGAVTGASHRNWAAFGEAVDLPADLPEWRRHLLTDPQTSGGLLVTCSADRADAILARVRAAGYPAAARIGRIEPGPARIRVAA
- a CDS encoding GumC family protein; translation: MFDFSTRMSGEQPVRMVLPQVAPPTDSRVILRRLWRGSGFIVLGGLFMVAVAVALLGLIPPRYTSSIQVLVDPSDLRVVENDVNARQPQADSGVSIAESQVRVIQSDSVLRRVIAKLHLDQDDEFVLPDGNNPTLTWIKGALGMLPPPASRDPVITALDTLQNRLTVRRAERTFVIDVSVQSRDPEKAARIANAVGDAYFAEEAAARTETARRASDALAGRLNSLKRDVEQAESAVVRYREDHKLVAASGRLLTDQQLGDLNQQLVTASIKTAEAKSRLEQARRMRSSDPSTALPEMLQSLEMQALRQQYATLSRNTAELATRLGERHPAMAEQYAQQRDLQRLIQREKERIIETTQKDYDRAAASEAAIRANLDRVKNETASSDRAYVGLRELERTLDARRGIYEAYLKRAREASEQERLNTTNVRIISAAVPARQRTFPPSPKIVLPVALVLGLLLGGGIALLLGADSDRRRSLRAATRPAASFRAADA